TTCGACTTCGTGCCCGGCCGCGGTCAGCGACAGCGCCAGGCCCCGCCGCAGGGCGTCGTGATCGTCGGCAACGAGAATGCGAGCCATGTGCGTGGTCTCCGTCTGCGCGTTAGTGGTGCGTGCCGTGCTTGGGTGATTCCACCGGCAGCGTGAGCCGGAACCGCGTCCCGCGCCCGTCAGCGGTGGACATGTCGATGCGGCCGTCGTGGGCGTCGACGATCTTGCGGACGATGGCGAGCCCGAGGCCGGAGCCCTGGGCCTTGGTCGTGAAGAACGGGTTGAAGATCTTGTCGGCGACCTCGGCCGTCATGCCCGGCCCGTCGTCCGAAATCTCCAGCACCACCGAGTCCACGGCCTGGTGGCCGTCCGGCATCAGCGCGCCTTCGGCGGCGGTGCGCGCCACCGACGCGGAAATCAGGATGCGGCCGCGGCCTTCGAGCGCCTCGTAGGCGTTGATCAGGAGGTTGGCGAACACCTGCGTGAGCTGGTGCTGGTCGGCGCCGACCAGCGGCAGGTCGTCCGGCAGCACGGTGTCGACGAGAATGCTGCCGCGCGTGGCCTTGCCGTCGGCCATGACCACGGCGCTCGCCAGCGCGTCGGCGAGGCACGTGCGATCCACCTGCAGCCGCACCGGGCGCACGAACGCCAGCACCTCCTGCACGATCGAATTGGCGAGCTTGGCCTCGCCGATGATGTCGTTCACCAGCGACTGCACGTCCTCGTTCTGCGGCGCCTTGCGCCGGAGCAGGCCGGCCAGCACCTCGATGCCGGCGAGCGGGTTCTTGATCTCGTGCGCCATCACCGCGGCCATCTCGCCGACCGCGGCCAGCCGGTCGCGCAAGCGCTCGCGTTCTTCGACCTGCTCGACGTGCGTGAGGTCCTTGAAGAACAGGGCGGCGCCCACGGCCTCGCCCTTCTCGTCGCGCACGAGCGACAGCGTGTAGCCGATCACCGTGTCGGTGGACTTGAGCCGCAGCTCGGCGCGGTTGGGAAGCGCCGCCATTTCGAAGGCGCCGCCGAGCACGCGGACGATGTCGGGGTGGTCGTGGAGGACGTCGGCGTAGGGACGGCCGACAAGGGTGGGGCCCGGCGCCAGCCTGAACAGGCGGCAGGCCTCGTCGTTGATCAGCACCACGCTGCCGTCACGCGCAATGGTGAGCACGCCATTGCGCATGTTTCCCACCATGTGGCGGAAGAACACGTCGGTGTGCCGCGAGGTGTTCGCTGGACGTTTCGCCATGTGCATGGGGCCGGCCCAGGCGTGAGCAAAGCCCGTGCCCCGAGCCAGCCACGCTCTAAGTCGTTGCGATTACAGAATTTGGATTATTACCTAGATCGGAGCAATCTGACAAAAATGTAATCAGATTACGAATTTTGCAGATCCGAGAATTGCTCAGCTTCGCCCTGAAGCATTTCCCATTGGCTCAGGAGCTCGCCAACCTCCCACATCAGCGCCTGGTGCTGGGCCAGCACGGGCTTGGACGCTTCGTGGTCGCTGTAGAAGTCGGCCGCCGACATCTTCTGCTCCACCTCTTTGATCGCCCGCTCGCGGTCGGCGATGCGCGATTCGAGGTCGGCCACGCGATCTTTGAGGGTCTTGAAGGACCGCTCGCGCTTCTTCTTCTCGACGTTGTCGCGTTTGCGATCTTCGTAGGTCTGTTCAACTTTCGGCGCGATCTTGACCACCGTGTTGGCGTCCGCCTTCGCTCGCTCAGCACTCTCGGGCGAGCTCCGGCGAGACCTCGCCGTAGCGGCCTCCGGCCGCGTAGGCGGGCCTTGTTCCTTGCTCCAGAGAAACGCTTCGTACGTCCCCGGGTACAGCGTCGCCTTGCCGCCCCCCACCTCGACGATCTTGGTCGCCAGCCGCTCGACGAAGTAGCGATCGTGCGACACGAAGATCAGCGTGCCGCCGTAGTCGGCCAGCGCGTCGAGCAGCACTTCCTTCGAGTCGATGTCGAGGTGGTTGGTCGGCTCGTCGAGCAGCAGCGTGTTGGACGGCCGCAGCAGCATGCGCGCCACCGCCAGCCGCGTCCGCTCGCCGCCCGACAACACGCCCGCCTTCTTGTAGACGTCGTCGCCGGAGAAGAGAAAGCCGCCGAGGATGTTGCGGATGGCCGGCACCATGGTCTGCGGCGAGCCGGCCGACAGCGTTTCGTAGACGGTGAGGGTGGGATCGAGGCGCGTGGCTTCGTCCTGGGCGAAGTACTGCATCACCACCTGGTGGCCTTCGGTGCGCACGCCGGCGTCGGGCGCTTCCTCGCCCGACAGCATGCGCATCAGCGTGGACTTGCCGGCGCCGTTGTGGCCGACCAGCGCAATGCGGTCGCCGCGCTCGATGTGCAGGCTCACACCGTCCAGAACCACCTTGTCGCCGTAGGCCTTGCGCACGTGCTTCAGCTCCTGCACCATGCGGCCGCTCTTGGCCGAGGCCGGGAACTGGAAGTGGATGCGCTTGCGCTCGGGCGGCACTTCGATGCGGACCACCTTCTCGAGCATCTTGATGCGGCTCTGCACCTGTGCCGCCTTGGTGGCCTGGTAGCGGAAGCGGTTGATGAAGTCCTCGACGCGCTGGACTTCCTCGTCCTGCCGCCGCTTGGCGTCGCGCAGCCGCTCGAGGCGCGCGTCGCGCTCCTCGAGGTACTTCGAGTAGTTGCAGTGGTAGTCGGTGATCGTGCGGAGCGAGAGGTCGGCGATGTGCGAGACCACCGCGTCGAGGAAGTAGCGGTCGTGCGACACCAGGATCACGGCGCCCGGGTAGGCGACGAGATACTCCTCGAGCCAGTTGCGCGCGTCGAGGTCGAGGTGGTTGGTCGGCTCGTCCAGCAGCAACAGGTCGGGCGCGCTCAACAGCAGCTTGGCCAGCGCCAGCCGCATCTGCCATCCGCCCGACAGGTGATCGGTCAGCTGCTCCTGCGCCTCGGCCTCGAAGCCCAGGCCGCGCAGCACCGTGGCGACCTTCAGTTCGATCTGGTAGCCGTCCCTCAGGCGGAACTGGTCCTGCACTTCGCTGTAGCGATGGAGCAGCGCGTCGTGTTCCGGCGCGGCGAGGGTGGTGTCGCCCAGTCGCTCCTCGATCGCGTGCATCTCGGCTTTCAGATCCAGCAGCGGCTTGAGGGCGAGGCTGGCCTCCGCGGTGACCGTGCGGCCGCTGTGCGACAGCCCGTCCTGCGGCAGGTAGCCGAAGGTCAGCGCGTTGGGTTTCTGGATGAAACCGGCGTCGGGCTCGTCGAAGCCGGCGAGCATCTTGAGCAGGGTGGTCTTGCCGGCGCCGTTCGGGCCGCACAGGCCGACGCGATCGTGATCGCCGACCTGCCAGGTCACGTGTTCGAGCAGGGTCTTCTCGCCGAACGATTTCGTGACGTCTTGCAGTTGAATCATGGGAAGCGGAAAAGGGGACGGACGTCCCCTTTTCTATTCGCCGAGCGCGCGCGCCGCGGCCGCGAGCACTTGCGGCACGCGGAACGGTTTGGTCAGGTAGCCCGCCACACCCAGGTTGACCGCCTCGATGGCGCTCGACTCGGTGGAGAAGCCCGTGATGATGATGACCGGGATGTCGGCCTTCAGGCGCTTGGCTTCGCGGATCAGCGTCAGGCCGTCCATGCCGGGCATCTTGAGGTCGGCAATCAGCAGGTCGTAGTGCCCGAGGCGCAGGCGCTCGAGCGCCGCCCGGCCATCCGGCGCCGTGTCCACGTCGTATTCCGCGAGCGCCAGGGTCTTGGCCAGCAACTCACGGATGCTTGATTCGTCGTCCACCACCAGCACGCGCGAGCGGCCTTCGCGGGCCGGCGGCCGGTCGGACACGGCCACCTGCGGAACCCGCTCGCCGCGGGGGCGCTGGGTGTCGAGCCAGGCGTCGATGTCGCGTTTGCGGAACCGCCACTGGCGTCCCACCCGGACAGCCGGGATCTTGCCGGCCTTAATCAGGCGGTAAACCGTGCGGAGGTTGACCTGGAGATACTCCAGGACTTCTTCGGTTGTGAGGAAGAT
This is a stretch of genomic DNA from Vicinamibacterales bacterium. It encodes these proteins:
- a CDS encoding ATP-binding protein yields the protein MAKRPANTSRHTDVFFRHMVGNMRNGVLTIARDGSVVLINDEACRLFRLAPGPTLVGRPYADVLHDHPDIVRVLGGAFEMAALPNRAELRLKSTDTVIGYTLSLVRDEKGEAVGAALFFKDLTHVEQVEERERLRDRLAAVGEMAAVMAHEIKNPLAGIEVLAGLLRRKAPQNEDVQSLVNDIIGEAKLANSIVQEVLAFVRPVRLQVDRTCLADALASAVVMADGKATRGSILVDTVLPDDLPLVGADQHQLTQVFANLLINAYEALEGRGRILISASVARTAAEGALMPDGHQAVDSVVLEISDDGPGMTAEVADKIFNPFFTTKAQGSGLGLAIVRKIVDAHDGRIDMSTADGRGTRFRLTLPVESPKHGTHH
- a CDS encoding ABC-F family ATP-binding cassette domain-containing protein, producing MIQLQDVTKSFGEKTLLEHVTWQVGDHDRVGLCGPNGAGKTTLLKMLAGFDEPDAGFIQKPNALTFGYLPQDGLSHSGRTVTAEASLALKPLLDLKAEMHAIEERLGDTTLAAPEHDALLHRYSEVQDQFRLRDGYQIELKVATVLRGLGFEAEAQEQLTDHLSGGWQMRLALAKLLLSAPDLLLLDEPTNHLDLDARNWLEEYLVAYPGAVILVSHDRYFLDAVVSHIADLSLRTITDYHCNYSKYLEERDARLERLRDAKRRQDEEVQRVEDFINRFRYQATKAAQVQSRIKMLEKVVRIEVPPERKRIHFQFPASAKSGRMVQELKHVRKAYGDKVVLDGVSLHIERGDRIALVGHNGAGKSTLMRMLSGEEAPDAGVRTEGHQVVMQYFAQDEATRLDPTLTVYETLSAGSPQTMVPAIRNILGGFLFSGDDVYKKAGVLSGGERTRLAVARMLLRPSNTLLLDEPTNHLDIDSKEVLLDALADYGGTLIFVSHDRYFVERLATKIVEVGGGKATLYPGTYEAFLWSKEQGPPTRPEAATARSRRSSPESAERAKADANTVVKIAPKVEQTYEDRKRDNVEKKKRERSFKTLKDRVADLESRIADRERAIKEVEQKMSAADFYSDHEASKPVLAQHQALMWEVGELLSQWEMLQGEAEQFSDLQNS
- a CDS encoding response regulator produces the protein MGVNFPNDEIFLTTEEVLEYLQVNLRTVYRLIKAGKIPAVRVGRQWRFRKRDIDAWLDTQRPRGERVPQVAVSDRPPAREGRSRVLVVDDESSIRELLAKTLALAEYDVDTAPDGRAALERLRLGHYDLLIADLKMPGMDGLTLIREAKRLKADIPVIIITGFSTESSAIEAVNLGVAGYLTKPFRVPQVLAAAARALGE